From a single Miscanthus floridulus cultivar M001 chromosome 8, ASM1932011v1, whole genome shotgun sequence genomic region:
- the LOC136470053 gene encoding leucine-rich repeat extensin-like protein 3, with the protein MPPPPSPHPPPTPVDAPPPAPPRQGAPAGVPPPPSPAGPPTPARLRRPPRTPRPVGTRRRSNLAARAPAHGSAAPALSARPQPSSTCPQPPWPSSPHPRRTSADPDALPAPDTIGFGYLTMQGRFCRNLELR; encoded by the exons ATGCCCCCACCGCCTTCGCCCCACCCCCCCCCCACGCCCGTCGATGCGCCCCCGCCCGCCCCACCCCGCCAAGGCGCCCCCGCCGGCGTGCCCCCACCGCCTTCACCCGCCGGCCCGCCCACACCGGCGCGCCTCCGCCGGCCGCCCCGGACACCGCGGCCCGTCGGCACCCGCCGCCGCTCCAACCTCGCGGCCCGCGCCCCGGCCCATGGCAGCGCCGCCCCGGCCCTCTCGGCGCGACCCCAGCCGTCCTCCACGTGCCCCCAACCGCCGTGGCCATCCTCTCCCCATCCCCGGCGCACCTCGGCCGATCCCGACGCCCTCCCAGCCCCTGACACCATAG gttttggatacctcaccatgcaggggaggttctgccgaaatctTGAATTGAGATag
- the LOC136473808 gene encoding floral homeotic protein AGAMOUS-like, with protein MVEFRRASGGCSAAWAPLPWHASDGGGWISRAGALRRLDPGRGPRPGDGISEFGGTQTGCGGGKVEIKRIENTMNRRVTFCKRRNRAYELSVLCNAKVVLIVFSSHGCLYEYANSRKGLRAVQIRIGG; from the exons ATGGTGGAATTCCGGCGCGCAAGTGGCGGATGTAGTGCTGCTTGGGCTCCTCTACCTTGGCACGCAAGCGACGGCGGTGGTTGGATCTCGCGTGCAGGGGCGCTCAGGCGGCTGGATCCGGGGCGCGGCCCGCGACCTGGCGACGGGATCTCAGAGTTCGGCGGCACCCAGACCGGCTGTGGCGGGGGCAAGGTCGAGATAAAGCGCATCGAGAACACGATGAACCGGCGGGTGACCTTCTGCAAGCGCCGCAACAGGGCCTACGAGCTCTCGGTGCTCTGCAATGCCAAGGTCGTGCTCATCGTCTTCTCCAGCCATGGTTGCCTCTACGAGTACGCTAACAGCAG GAAGGGCTTGAGGGCAGTGCAAATTAGAATTGGTGGATAA